The segment CCTGTTTCGAATCCCATGCGACGAGCCTGAGAAACTCCAGCCCGTGCCGGGCGATCTCCAAATAGCGGGCGTCGCCGGTGTGCGAGGCAGCTCGCGAGCTGGTCCAGAGGTGGCGGGCCTGGCTCACCAGAAACTTGTCCTGCGGTCCCTTTCTCTCCCAGTCATGGGCGAAATCGCTGAAGTAGCCCCCCTTCTCCTCGTCCACCGCCCGCGGATACCATGCTTCGAGGATGTGACGCTGGAAGGATGCCTCCAACTCGTGCAAAATCCGCTCCTGCTCCGACCCGAAAGCTTTCGAAGAAAGAGCGAGGAAAAAGAGCGTCACAGCAACGAGGCCACTTCGGGAGATGCGCATAACGAAAAGGGCGAGCCTCAAAGGTGCTCGCCCTGATCAAAAGGGTCAAATCAACTGGAGAGATTCCGTCCGCTCAAAGGGTGAACTGGCCGTCCCTGTAAATGACCTGCTGGCCGCCATCCCTAAGGTAGGCGGTGACCACGCGATTGCTGGTGGCGACGATGTCGGTATGCACCACGGAATTGTTGAAGCCCATCTCCATCCACTTGCTCTCGCTGACGCTGGAGGGGTCGCCCGTGTAGGAATCGCGATAAGCCGCTCCGACCGCGATGTGGGTGTTGCCATTTTGCCCGCCCACATTCTCATCGTAAAGCGTTTCGCCCATGAACTTGGTGATGCGCGAGAAGCGGCGGTCCGTGAGGGAGAACTCGCCGACCTTGTCCGCGTTTTCCACCGCGATCATTTCCCTTAGCAAATCTTCGCCTTTGCTGGCGGTGGCCTTAACGACGCAGCCGTCCTTGAACTCCAAATACGCATCCTTGATCAAGGCCCCATAGCGATAGAGTGGTTCCGTAAAGCGGATGCGGCCTTCCGTGCCTCTCCAATCAGGAGAAACGAATAGCTCGAAGCTAGGGATGTTTCGTCCCGATCCCCCCAGCCACTTGCGATTTTCCCCTAGCTTGATCCAAAGATCCGTATCCGCCGCTTCGATATGCAGCTTCTCGATCGGCATGGCGTCCAGCTTGTCCTTTATCTCGTAGAGGCGACCATAGAGCTCCTTCCACTTTTCCGCCGGCTTGTCTTCCTTGAGGTAGCAGGCCTCGATGATCTGCTCCCAGTACTCCTCCAAGGACATTCCCACTTCGTCAGCCATGGCCTGAGTTCCGTACATGGCCAAGGTCCAGGTGTATTTGCCTGCGTTCT is part of the Pelagicoccus sp. SDUM812003 genome and harbors:
- a CDS encoding aminopeptidase is translated as MSYQPSDEILEKYADVMINFALNGGEGVKPGEVVQLRVSEVAKPFLISLRRAVLKAGAHPLIFFTPDNMMREHYELANQDQLSFFPEKYLKGLVDQIDHTVAILSETDKKELDGIDSKKIMAGQKALKPYMDWRREKENAGKYTWTLAMYGTQAMADEVGMSLEEYWEQIIEACYLKEDKPAEKWKELYGRLYEIKDKLDAMPIEKLHIEAADTDLWIKLGENRKWLGGSGRNIPSFELFVSPDWRGTEGRIRFTEPLYRYGALIKDAYLEFKDGCVVKATASKGEDLLREMIAVENADKVGEFSLTDRRFSRITKFMGETLYDENVGGQNGNTHIAVGAAYRDSYTGDPSSVSESKWMEMGFNNSVVHTDIVATSNRVVTAYLRDGGQQVIYRDGQFTL